From the Desulfovibrio sp. JC010 genome, the window TGCGTAAGGGACCAGCAGGGTTTTGAAATTGCCCAGTTCAGCTACTTTTTCGCCCTTGTTAACCCATTCTCCCGGTTCTATATAACGCTTGATTACCCGCCAGCCTTCCGGTCCGCGCAGGGTGTATCGACGCAGATGTTCGCGGTCCACGTTTAGCTTGAGCTGGGTGGAACGCAAGGATGCTTCAGCGGATTCAAAATTTCGGATATGCAGGTCCAACTCGGACTGAGCTGCGGTGTTCTTCTTGACCAGCTTTATATAACGCTTGGCTTCCTTGTCATAGTAGGTAAGGTCTGAGCGCAGCCGCTTGAGATCCGCCTGCAACTGGGCGATTTCGAGCTTGATGAAGGTAGGATCAAGCTCGGCAAACTTCCCGCTGCTGCCGATAGTATCCCCCACATCGGAATAAACCCTGGTGCATACTGCGGATTCTTCACTGACCAGAGTCATGGCCACCCGCGGCCGGGTGAACCCGGTCAAAGAAATTACCCTTGAAGCCTGCTCAGCTTTAAAGGTCTTGCCACTTGCAGCAATTCCATCCGGAAGCAGCTGACACATCAAAACGGCTTGGATTAAAAGCAGAAATACAACTGCCCTGCCGATCAGCATTGTTTTAGCTTTCATCATCCTTCCCCTGTCTGACCCGCTCTTTCTGCGGAATAGTGATAAAATCAAGAACCTGATCAAATACGGTATCCATATCAATTTCCGGCAAGCTGTTCTGCAATTTTCCAGTGGAAACAAGGCAGGCCAAACCATGTACGGAAGACCACAGTGAAGCCACGGCAATATCCACCTGAACATCGCCCAGCACACCGGTCTCAATGCACTGGCGCACCGTCTCCTTGAAATTCATAAAATTACGGTGCGGTTTTCCGATCCACTTTTCAGGATCACAAAAAGAAGGAGCCCTTCTATTAAAAAGCAGCTCATAATATTCCGGTTCAGCGCAGGCAAAATCCAGATAAATTCTCCCCCCCTCACGCAACCGGAGAAAAGGATCTTCAATATCCGTAAGATGTGATTGCATGCCCCCAAATTTCTCCATGCCCTCCTGCTTAAGGGTGAGCAGGAGCTCTTCCTTGTTCTTGAAATACCTGTACAACGCAGCCGGGCTGTAATTGATTTTGGCTGCGATTTTGCGCATGGAGACATTATCAAAACCATCCTTGACGAACAGCTCTCTGGCCGCGTCAAGAATCCTTGTCTTCATCCGTTTATGTTCTTCTTCTCTTCTGTTTATAACTGACATAAACCGGATCTAGCAAACACCGTTTACTTTGTAAACAGTGTTCACAAAAAGTTCACAATCCAAATTATCCACTTCTACTATATACAAAATAAAAGGTCGGCCATGCATTTTTTAGCAAATGCAAATGACCGACCTCTTTCCCAAAAACCTAAAATATATTCTTTTTGAAAACTAATCGCTGCGCTTATTCTTTATCTCAAGTATATCATCAAGGTTATCAAAAAATATATCAATAAGTTGTGGGTCAAAATGAGCCCCCCGGCCTTCTTTCATGATTTCCAGTGACTTCTCTATGCTGAACGGTTCCTTATAAGGACGTTTGCTGGTCAGGGCATCAAAAACATCGGCAACCGCACAGATTCTTCCGGGCAGAGGAATATCTTCGCCAGCTAATCCGCTGGGATAACCTGAACCGTCCCATTTTTCGTGATGACTGAGAGCGATTACCGCCCCCATATTGATATAATCAGAGCTGCCCATGGACAGAATACTCCCGCCAATTTCGGCATGCCTCTGCATGGCTTTCCATTCTTCATCATCCAGCTTGCCGGGCTTGAGCAGAATGCTGTCAGGAATACCGATCTTGCCGATATCATGCATGGGGGCACTGGTATGGATCAATTGGACTGACTTTCTGTCCAGATAAATATTCTCGGCAAGAATTCTGCTGTACTCCGCCATCCTGACCAGATGGCATGCTGTTTCCTCATCCTTATATTCAGCAGCCGCGCAAAGATGATGAATGGTCTCCACATGGGCATCATCAAGCCGGGCCAGAGCTTCCCGAAGTTCCATGGTCCTGCTTTCAACCATTTCATGAAGGTCGAACTGAAAAGAATTTATTTCATCCTGCTGTCCCTTCTGGCGCAGCATGGACTCAGTGCGGATTTTAAGCTCCACAATATCAATGGGCTTGGTAATAAAATCATTGGCCCCGACTTCAACAGCTTTGAGCCGGTCATCCTTCTGGGAAAGGGTTGTGACCATGATCACCGGAATATCCTGAGTTTCCACGTTTTCCCGAATTCGGCTTACAAACTCAAAACCGTTCATCACCGGCATTTTCACATCGCTTAAGACCAGATCAAAGGTTCGATCCAGCTTTTCAAGGGCAACCACCGCATTTTCAGCACCGACA encodes:
- a CDS encoding TetR/AcrR family transcriptional regulator: MKTRILDAARELFVKDGFDNVSMRKIAAKINYSPAALYRYFKNKEELLLTLKQEGMEKFGGMQSHLTDIEDPFLRLREGGRIYLDFACAEPEYYELLFNRRAPSFCDPEKWIGKPHRNFMNFKETVRQCIETGVLGDVQVDIAVASLWSSVHGLACLVSTGKLQNSLPEIDMDTVFDQVLDFITIPQKERVRQGKDDES
- a CDS encoding HD-GYP domain-containing protein translates to MECKRKILVVDDEPHNIVLLEGILTKLGHDVVGAENAVVALEKLDRTFDLVLSDVKMPVMNGFEFVSRIRENVETQDIPVIMVTTLSQKDDRLKAVEVGANDFITKPIDIVELKIRTESMLRQKGQQDEINSFQFDLHEMVESRTMELREALARLDDAHVETIHHLCAAAEYKDEETACHLVRMAEYSRILAENIYLDRKSVQLIHTSAPMHDIGKIGIPDSILLKPGKLDDEEWKAMQRHAEIGGSILSMGSSDYINMGAVIALSHHEKWDGSGYPSGLAGEDIPLPGRICAVADVFDALTSKRPYKEPFSIEKSLEIMKEGRGAHFDPQLIDIFFDNLDDILEIKNKRSD
- a CDS encoding efflux RND transporter periplasmic adaptor subunit codes for the protein MKAKTMLIGRAVVFLLLIQAVLMCQLLPDGIAASGKTFKAEQASRVISLTGFTRPRVAMTLVSEESAVCTRVYSDVGDTIGSSGKFAELDPTFIKLEIAQLQADLKRLRSDLTYYDKEAKRYIKLVKKNTAAQSELDLHIRNFESAEASLRSTQLKLNVDREHLRRYTLRGPEGWRVIKRYIEPGEWVNKGEKVAELGNFKTLLVPYALTIPELKKVRKANGSITLKLPDLNIEVPAGLERISPDFDPETRKVAVDFEISKGKFEFRGGLRTELDIKMPDPGGAVVVPKSALLKAYDDTFIVRPDGVRVKVLVLGDTDDGRVRVSSRAVKAGEEFLIKP